The following are encoded together in the Anoplopoma fimbria isolate UVic2021 breed Golden Eagle Sablefish chromosome 9, Afim_UVic_2022, whole genome shotgun sequence genome:
- the lsm6 gene encoding U6 snRNA-associated Sm-like protein LSm6, whose amino-acid sequence MSLRKQTPSDFLKQIIGRPVVVKLNSGVDYRGVLACLDGYMNIAIEQTEEYVNGQLKNKYGDAFLRGNNVLYISTQKRKA is encoded by the exons ATGAGTCTGAGAAAGCAAACCCCGAGCGACTTCCTGAAGCAGATAATCGGCAGACCTGTGGTGGTCAAACTCAACTCTGGTGTCGATTACAGAG GAGTCCTGGCCTGCCTCGATGGTTACATGAACATTGCCATAGAGCAGACTGAGGAGTATGTTAATGGGCAGCTCAAGAACAAGTACGGAGATGCTTTTCTAAGAGGAAACAATG tCCTTTACATCAGCACCCAGAAGAGGAAAGCGTAG